In Planococcus citri chromosome 4, ihPlaCitr1.1, whole genome shotgun sequence, the genomic window TGGACATAACTTTGCAGAAAAAgataataaattaaagaattactCACAATTTAATCGATAGCTATGAATAATGCGGCGATAGCGTTCGTTCGTGTGTATCTAATGATAATATCACTAATAGAGGATTTTTGACctgtcaattttgataaaaaatttatactcaGAAACTTGCGTAGATTATACTTCACAGAGATCACTTTTTTGTAAGATGAGTAATAAGAGAATCGATACAATTGAATAACTAcgctagaaaaaaattaagaaaacagGAAAACACCCAAAATAAGTGGAAATTGCTTCAAATTCTTGTTGACTTtcgcaaatgaaaaaaatttggcgtATGCGATGCGATGGCAATCAATTGAATCAGATCACCGCGTGGGAAGCAACACTGCAAGAATTTTCTCTTAGAGGATGAAAATCGGAAAAATGATTATTAGCTACTGAAGGTTTTCACCAGATGAAACtcctttataaaaatttgaaagttagaaacttgcatttttacgcaaaaatatgcccaaaataaaattagaaaacttctaaattttgaaaatgaaaaattgtactgTACGAACTTGgtaaaataaaagagaaaagaatcctgttttggcaacatttttctgaaattccgCAGCGCCACCTATCAGGAAAAAATAAAGCTGCGTTGTGTTatcaaaattgtgaattttcttaTCTACAACTTCGTCttctttcactactttcactccAAATTCACAAATTCCCAGCTcaagaaaaattgtatttaggaacaaaaaaatgatgtaaagtTCCATTTACCTCGAACTTCAGAGCTTAGTTATTCCCACCagttttttccactttcaaaGTTCTGTTTGTGAATTATGCTCAAAAGAAACAGGTGTTTCTTGGATATCATTTTAATGTAAACCAGTGTTCAAGCTTCCTGAATATTCTACCTAAATGGGTTCGAGTGGCTCAAaactagtgaaaaaaattttcggacCCTCCAGTAACACCAAAGAATCTCGCAGAAGGCCGAGTTTCTCGTCAGCACTGAGCGAAGAAGATTTCGATGGCATGGAGAATGTCGTTGCCAGGATACCTCCTTCGTTGGGATCTTCGCTAGTTATGTACAGACAAGGGTACATAGTTTTTAAAATCTTTACAATACTACCTACGTAAACTCTCCTTCAGTATCTTTTAGCTTCAATTTACCCATACGCAAATAATTTCCATATAGATGAATATTAAAATTATCTACTTGTCTGCTGTATTACGTCACACAATAAAATTAAACGCAAATTCCGaaattgatgataattttattccAGGTCAATGTTTTTCGACGAAGATGGCGATTTAGCTCACGAATTTTATGTTGAAGTCAAAGAgggtagaaaatcaaaaatgaaaagagtATATGAGAATTTAAGACCACAGGTACGTCGCGTCGTGCTTTTAATATTCTTTAGTTTAGAAATTCACGATGACGAGTTTGTTATCTATGTAATTGTTTTGTTAACAGGGCAAAGTTCGTCTGCCCTTTCCAAGGCTCAGTAATGACTGTCCAGTGATTCTTTACGCTTTGTAAAACGCTCGTATTCTGGAAGAAAATGTTCACTTACATGGTTTATTCTTTCCTTCCCGAAGTATAAGAATGTAGGCATTGTAGAACTTTTGTAGGTCGATATCTTATGTAAAGTTAACGTTATAAAATTGTTCCTATTGCTATACTTAGAAGATATTTCGAACAGTATtacgtttcaaaaatgtattaattTCGAAGAATGATTGATCGCTTGCTTACCTATGTACGTACAATTgtacaagtataggtacttattgaatttgttttcaCATCGAAGACgcatcttttttcttttcgaaatatGTTCCTCATATATAAGTGTTAGTGATTTTGATacagaaaattaatcaaaaccACATCAGTGATTTTATACAATacgaaaattacctcaaaatcaCACCACAAGCGcaattttgttttgtattttttttttttttttttaactaagCACTTGTatgaattgttaattttttaatttattttaagtatttttcaacgtaGCATTGAGGATGTATCATCGAACAAAACATGATCATCTACTTCATTTTATAACGTGTACTAACAAACCTGAAGCGACAAAATATGTCAGTGAAATATTGACCATAATTGAACATTTGCTTCCTACGATTTTCATTTGTCCCAAGTTCTGTTTGACCAAATAGTCTTTATGATGTTTGTGCAATGTATTTAGTTCGTTGAGTAGTATAAAATGTCagcatttatgtatttttaagtTTGTTctaataaattgtttttttattattattatcaaatattttttttttgatggaactCGAAGTgtaaaaaaagtatcagctaAGTACCTACTCTTTCTGAAGAGCGGTAGTCAGGTGTGGTAAGAATTTTACCTAGTTATTGTGAAATAATTGTAATAATTTCCTCATTATTATcacgcttttttttttcatcaaaagataACTTGAGCAGCGAAATACTCGTcctaaaaaacattaaatttctgaaataaacCAACTCATACTATATGAAAATATATTGTTCAATAATGTAAAGGTACAACTTACagatttaaaattagaaaaaaaaataataataacaaaaacATGTTTCAAATGGCCCGGGATTTACATTTTGGAGCTGCCAAACGGGTATTacacttttttaaaagcaaataaAATACTATTCACAATTCATTAAACGtaatactgtaaaaaaaaaaattcactacaaCATCTATCAACTAAGAACTTGactaaaaacaacaacaataacaaaacaCGTGTTGAGGGGACAACCATCAAGATGATTTTCACTCTTCACAATGGCGCAAGAAATAGAAATTATACTCCAAGTATGAAACCCCCAACTTCTCTGATGAAGCTTCGCAGATAtcctgaaaataaattttctctgTTATTTCATCTTCTTCGACAAAAAATAACTGCGATGAGTTGGAGTTCTCGAATTATGAAATAATTCATAAATacaaaatgggaatttttttgagtaactaaacatatttcaagaattatttcaaaatttgaggacTCTGGAAATTTTACCTATCTCATCGAGAACACTTCCTCAAAATCACATTTATGGACTACTCACCAAATTCGAAGAATTATCGGTGTATACACGATACTTTTCCAACAGCACCAGTGAATTGGATATATCTACGTGGAAGTAAGCGTCGGTGCgggagaaatttttcattgtttcgtTAGGCACTTTAGGACCATCTTGTTCGCTTTTCATCCAATATACGTCCAGATTTTTAGCCGGACATTCTACATTGGCTGTTTTCGGTACATTCAAACAACGTGTCACTTTTTGATACTTGgatacttttgaaaatctgtaaacattcaaaaaaaggttcgcatcaaatcatttttttttaaatttgtaagttGTGGTGGATAAACTTACTGAAAAATAAGATAAATGTGATTGTCTGATAAATATTTGCTAAGAGGTATAATGTAACTGATGTTGGCTGCTGATCCATGTTTGCATTGAATAAAATGAGGTTTGTCAATATTGCAGTACGAAGAGTTGATCGTTTGGTTGAAATTGGAACCATGAACGCTGACAGTGATTCCATCGTTGATACCTTctgtaaaattcaatttgaaaattgaattacgaaTTCGttcgaataaattattatttttcaaatgcaaatcCTTGATTACTTTGATATTGATCTGTATTTGAATATCCGTTACTTGACCATGGTTCGGCTGCGTATCGTCGTCGTCTTTGAACGCCTAATAATTCTATGGAATTCTTATTACCTGGTAAAGGTTTTATTTTAGATTCCTGgaaagaaaaatggaaaaaaggattGAATTATAACACAATATTCatcgagaaaatttaaaaataaaaacgacgaTTTACTTTTCTAATAAAATGTTGTTCTTGTCCCAATCCGGAAATGGAATCTTTTGAAGTATAACCTAGAGCTGATATAATTTGCGTATCTTCGAGGGTGTTAGCAGCAGGAGTCATTTGCCCAATATTTGCTATAGGTAAATAAACCCAATTAGCATTTGAtgagaatcgaaaaaaaaataaaataaaatgatgcCATTTCACCCACCGATGAAATCGGTTGAAGCTTGTCCTTGATCCTGTACTTTGGCTTTTAACGAATCTTGTGAAGCTTGATCATTTTCATCTCCGGAATTATGAAAAACTCCAGGAAAGCAACAAAACGACTGTCGAAAAAACGTTTACAAATTATATACCTATTCAAGACTTGATTCTAACTGTTTCATCGAATGTcaaaacaagtaggtatacctgACAAGGAGAAGGCGTATCCCAATAATGAAGTAACGAATTATGCGATGAAAATATGGTATTACAATGCGACGGTCTACCAAGAGCTGTAGGTAAAAGGTCATTCACCGCGTAACTGTCTCCGACTTTATCTTCTGGGTTTAAATTATGTGGTAAATTGTTAACTTGCAAAGATGGTttcaatttactaaaaaatgccATCGAAATTAATCTCGAGAAGAAATATCGTTCAAGAAAtacatgaaattttaatgagaCATActgtttggtgattttttgattgaaattagtCATTACAGAATCTGAATCTAAAGGATAATCACTGACGCTGGGTTGATAACTGAATGACGAAGTTTGACGATCCTTGCTGCGTAATTTATTCGGCATATGATGGATCAATTTCAAGTCTGTAATATTGTGTCTTCCGAATTCATTCGATTGCATTATCGAACTCCATTGAGGTGGTGTACTCGCTGACCACTCGCTTCTCAgacgatttattttttcactgaaaatttcatccagtATTCAAATAACGCAATGAGGCGAGATGATATTTCAATAAATTGGAGGACCAACTCTCAACTCACTTGTTCCAATAAGACGATAAATTTGCAGTATACGCATTTCGGAACTCCAAGAAATACAAGGTTGCTATGGAAGCTAGgctataaaattacaaaaaagaatGGGGATAAATTCAGCTGCGAAAATGgtgtaaataaaatttacaagaaaaaatacCAACCATCCAGCAATGACAAAGACAAGGCCGATAATTATTACTTGCAAGTAGTGATTTGAGCACAAATTGATATCAGCACAAGATGATATCTTGTGTTTTCCGGAAATATTGGAATTACTTCTACTTTTACCACTCAacactgcaaaaaattgataggaaTTAGATTTTGTATCATAAAACAGATTTTGTACAAGATAATATTCAAAGCTTCTAACAGAATGATAAAAGTAAACGGTCTCTAGATCTTTTAAAGAATATTATGTagatataggtaagtaggtTGTAGCATCACTTGAACAGAATTCACAAAAAACGGGCGCTAACTCATTAAAGGCAACCTATCAATTAAGTTCTACGTTGGATTTTCCAACTCGTTTAACAGTTTAATATAATgcagataaaaaaattaccagtggaATAAGACGATGTCGACTTTGTGCTGTCATGTCTTCTTAGTCTAACTAATTTTCTATTCATACGTTCCAGTTCGTCAATTCTAGTCTCGAGATTATCAGTTACTTTACACAATTCTTTAACTGCACCAACATTCTCCATATAAATTCGTTCCTacacaaaataaaattctcagttttgtaCTTGAATACCTAAATCTGTTTAAATGCCATTTTGTAAAGCACATAGGCAGGTATCTATGTATCAAACATACACATTTTTCCTTGCTCTAATGAACTTACTTTATCAACCAACAAGAAATTCTCGAATTTGGTTCCATCAGGCAACACGATGCTTCCAGCACTAGTTACTGCCTCTGGTAAAACCTTTTGTACTTCTTGAGCAATGACACCAGTATCTTGAGTATTTACAAGTCCAAAATGGGTCGAGAATTCAGGAGAGTAAGTGAATCTGACCACGTTAAGTTGCTGAATATTGCGAAGTTGTTCTTTGTGGTCACACTGCAGCAGAACAGAATAAACAATTTATTACACCATGCaagaaaatatcattgaaaagTTACGGAATCATATTATTGCCATTTACTTTCTGTATATTGGTTTTGATTCGAGTGTCACTGGGTTTCATGATGTGACCAGTGACTTTAACGTTGCCATGAACGACGAGAGCTTCATCGGGGCGATCTGTATTAATACCGACTCTGCCAGCATGAAACACTGATTCAGGGGAACTGCCTCGTTGCCAACATAATTCAACATCATTTTCAAACTGGCCAGGATTTGATGCCTAAACCATTTAATCATTAATTAGTCATGTTCACTGTGAGGATTCAGTTTCAAAATAGGCACAACTTTTGAATTAGCTTACCCTGACGATAATTTTTTCCGAAGAATGCGAAACAATTGGATAATCACTACTGTCGTTGCAATGAGCGTGTAGGCCAACGACTAAGTAGAAATACCGCTGGTCCGGATTAGGTTTTCCTTTTTTCCTCATATTATTCGAGGTAGTTTCACTGAAATGCAGCCGTCCTACGGTTACCTTAGTTACTTGATCGGATCTCAAATCAATCCTGCAATCGCTCAAAAAAGAATTAGAAGATTATTGCTACGAAAATATGAGTTGAAACTTGATTAAGAAAAAAACGCCACTAACAGCACAGGATGAAACGCTTTTTTACTGCGGTCACTTTGCGATTGTTCTACTTTAATCGTCTGCGAAGGTGATTCCACTTTGACGCCATAAAAATgcaaatgaaaacttgaaatcttACGAATACCTTTACTAGTTTTTACAAATTGCGCTTCGCCTTCTAACTGAGCGTGGCAagtaatctgaaaaaaaaatccccaacaTGTTAGCCAAAACTCCACGTCAGCAAATCAGAAATATCAGGACAGAAGATGACGTTACAATGTGTACCTGAAAATGGTTCTTTTTCTGGCACACAAACGCATCGTCGgcgttggaaaaattgaatcctTTATCAGCATCTACACGATAATGAGGAACTGGCCTGTTAAAAGAATGAAAATCCAGTTAAATCATCTTCACTTCACATCTAACTACAATAATTTCTGTAAATCAAATCTTCTTATCAAAATGCTTACAATTCTTTCAGATTTTGGTCACATAATGCATGCCACGAGCTTTGTTGGAATGGTTGAAATCGTATGCACTGAAAACTGGAATCAAGGTAAACTCCAGAATCATTATTAACCGACCCAGGGCCGTTACTATTGCTATCTTGGTATCCATAATCGTCATCCTTAGAGGTGGCTATCGCTGAGGCAGCTGCTAACGCAGAAGCATGACTAGATGCAGCATCTGATGGTAATTCTTTGCAATTCAAATACCGTACTTTGGTTATACAATATTGTAAATTTGTAATGAATAATTCTTTAATCAATATTATTCAAGTACCTGGTTCCTGTTTAACATGCACGTTTGAAGAATCTTGTGACAGTTTCCTCTTTTTGGCACGATTATGAGGGTTCAAGTAGGGTGACGTGTCGCCGTTAGATAAATTACTAAGCTGAGTAGGAGTAGTGCCTTCCCTATTCGATAAACCTGAAAATGGACGtgatttttgagcatttaatAAATTCGTATAGTTAACGAAAGCGAATAGTCTACGTTTTATTTGCCATATccagaggggaaaaaatgatcagatctaatcaggtcTGACAAATCTAATCGCATCATggtcagatctgatctgattgaGATCAGCTCTATTCAAGTCTGTTCATTCATATCCAACTATTCAGATCTGGCAAGATCCAATCAGGTCTCTTCTATTGGATCTAACATGTGTGAAGAGATCTTATTTAATCCAATAAATGCccggatttgatcagatctaatcatttttaattaggtaggtaattaggtatgtactattttgTAATGATTCTTACCTGGAGATATCGGTGAAGCCAATACATTCTgatgctgttgttgttgctgttgctgttgttggGTAAGTAATGGAGTAAGAATGGTAGAAT contains:
- the LOC135843763 gene encoding tumor suppressor candidate 2-like — protein: MGSSGSKLVKKIFGPSSNTKESRRRPSFSSALSEEDFDGMENVVARIPPSLGSSLVMYRQGSMFFDEDGDLAHEFYVEVKEGRKSKMKRVYENLRPQGKVRLPFPRLSNDCPVILYAL
- the LOC135843754 gene encoding myelin regulatory factor-like protein isoform X4, whose translation is MMDALDEEQVVNALMSLQSVDEERNDYVGGIDNESLDFSQLEDFINNETDSDPSYFGDTLSHDNTASSHLPTNVNGIPGNVDQNPANRTLHPHHLAQSSHQSHLLNKNQVVSANISAVAYNTTVPNISLDSTYTYAHSHHSLPESPPDSGSEPPYSPPDVQKTTNNANIQEILLQTNGSTTPNGLVSLPYVKSPLQHAIQMQNSCGETILLQHSTILTPLLTQQQQQQQQQHQNVLASPISPGLSNREGTTPTQLSNLSNGDTSPYLNPHNRAKKRKLSQDSSNVHVKQEPELPSDAASSHASALAAASAIATSKDDDYGYQDSNSNGPGSVNNDSGVYLDSSFQCIRFQPFQQSSWHALCDQNLKELPVPHYRVDADKGFNFSNADDAFVCQKKNHFQITCHAQLEGEAQFVKTSKGIRKISSFHLHFYGVKVESPSQTIKVEQSQSDRSKKAFHPVLDCRIDLRSDQVTKVTVGRLHFSETTSNNMRKKGKPNPDQRYFYLVVGLHAHCNDSSDYPIVSHSSEKIIVRASNPGQFENDVELCWQRGSSPESVFHAGRVGINTDRPDEALVVHGNVKVTGHIMKPSDTRIKTNIQKCDHKEQLRNIQQLNVVRFTYSPEFSTHFGLVNTQDTGVIAQEVQKVLPEAVTSAGSIVLPDGTKFENFLLVDKERIYMENVGAVKELCKVTDNLETRIDELERMNRKLVRLRRHDSTKSTSSYSTVLSGKSRSNSNISGKHKISSCADINLCSNHYLQVIIIGLVFVIAGCLASIATLYFLEFRNAYTANLSSYWNNEKINRLRSEWSASTPPQWSSIMQSNEFGRHNITDLKLIHHMPNKLRSKDRQTSSFSYQPSVSDYPLDSDSVMTNFNQKITKHKLKPSLQVNNLPHNLNPEDKVGDSYAVNDLLPTALGRPSHCNTIFSSHNSLLHYWDTPSPCQSFCCFPGVFHNSGDENDQASQDSLKAKVQDQGQASTDFIANIGQMTPAANTLEDTQIISALGYTSKDSISGLGQEQHFIRKESKIKPLPGNKNSIELLGVQRRRRYAAEPWSSNGYSNTDQYQKGINDGITVSVHGSNFNQTINSSYCNIDKPHFIQCKHGSAANISYIIPLSKYLSDNHIYLIFQFSKVSKYQKVTRCLNVPKTANVECPAKNLDVYWMKSEQDGPKVPNETMKNFSRTDAYFHVDISNSLVLLEKYRVYTDNSSNLDICEASSEKLGVSYLEYNFYFLRHCEE
- the LOC135843754 gene encoding myelin regulatory factor isoform X3; the encoded protein is MELNAWTLVEQDGEHVLHNSNNMLHGNLMHSVQNPASECNLMSMDVCQEASSRSINRIVIDRRLHGQEERNDYVGGIDNESLDFSQLEDFINNETDSDPSYFGDTLSHDNTASSHLPTNVNGIPGNVDQNPANRTLHPHHLAQSSHQSHLLNKNQVVSANISAVAYNTTVPNISLDSTYTYAHSHHSLPESPPDSGSEPPYSPPDVQKTTNNANIQEILLQTNGSTTPNGLVSLPYVKSPLQHAIQMQNSCGETILLQHSTILTPLLTQQQQQQQQQHQNVLASPISPGLSNREGTTPTQLSNLSNGDTSPYLNPHNRAKKRKLSQDSSNVHVKQEPDAASSHASALAAASAIATSKDDDYGYQDSNSNGPGSVNNDSGVYLDSSFQCIRFQPFQQSSWHALCDQNLKELPVPHYRVDADKGFNFSNADDAFVCQKKNHFQITCHAQLEGEAQFVKTSKGIRKISSFHLHFYGVKVESPSQTIKVEQSQSDRSKKAFHPVLDCRIDLRSDQVTKVTVGRLHFSETTSNNMRKKGKPNPDQRYFYLVVGLHAHCNDSSDYPIVSHSSEKIIVRASNPGQFENDVELCWQRGSSPESVFHAGRVGINTDRPDEALVVHGNVKVTGHIMKPSDTRIKTNIQKCDHKEQLRNIQQLNVVRFTYSPEFSTHFGLVNTQDTGVIAQEVQKVLPEAVTSAGSIVLPDGTKFENFLLVDKERIYMENVGAVKELCKVTDNLETRIDELERMNRKLVRLRRHDSTKSTSSYSTVLSGKSRSNSNISGKHKISSCADINLCSNHYLQVIIIGLVFVIAGCLASIATLYFLEFRNAYTANLSSYWNNEKINRLRSEWSASTPPQWSSIMQSNEFGRHNITDLKLIHHMPNKLRSKDRQTSSFSYQPSVSDYPLDSDSVMTNFNQKITKHKLKPSLQVNNLPHNLNPEDKVGDSYAVNDLLPTALGRPSHCNTIFSSHNSLLHYWDTPSPCQSFCCFPGVFHNSGDENDQASQDSLKAKVQDQGQASTDFIANIGQMTPAANTLEDTQIISALGYTSKDSISGLGQEQHFIRKESKIKPLPGNKNSIELLGVQRRRRYAAEPWSSNGYSNTDQYQKGINDGITVSVHGSNFNQTINSSYCNIDKPHFIQCKHGSAANISYIIPLSKYLSDNHIYLIFQFSKVSKYQKVTRCLNVPKTANVECPAKNLDVYWMKSEQDGPKVPNETMKNFSRTDAYFHVDISNSLVLLEKYRVYTDNSSNLDICEASSEKLGVSYLEYNFYFLRHCEE
- the LOC135843754 gene encoding myelin regulatory factor isoform X1, with the translated sequence MELNAWTLVEQDGEHVLHNSNNMLHGNLMHSVQNPASECNLMSMDVCQEASSRSINRIVIDRRLHGQEERNDYVGGIDNESLDFSQLEDFINNETDSDPSYFGDTLSHDNTASSHLPTNVNGIPGNVDQNPANRTLHPHHLAQSSHQSHLLNKNQVVSANISAVAYNTTVPNISLDSTYTYAHSHHSLPESPPDSGSEPPYSPPDVQKTTNNANIQEILLQTNGSTTPNGLVSLPYVKSPLQHAIQMQNSCGETILLQHSTILTPLLTQQQQQQQQQHQNVLASPISPGLSNREGTTPTQLSNLSNGDTSPYLNPHNRAKKRKLSQDSSNVHVKQEPELPSDAASSHASALAAASAIATSKDDDYGYQDSNSNGPGSVNNDSGVYLDSSFQCIRFQPFQQSSWHALCDQNLKELPVPHYRVDADKGFNFSNADDAFVCQKKNHFQITCHAQLEGEAQFVKTSKGIRKISSFHLHFYGVKVESPSQTIKVEQSQSDRSKKAFHPVLDCRIDLRSDQVTKVTVGRLHFSETTSNNMRKKGKPNPDQRYFYLVVGLHAHCNDSSDYPIVSHSSEKIIVRASNPGQFENDVELCWQRGSSPESVFHAGRVGINTDRPDEALVVHGNVKVTGHIMKPSDTRIKTNIQKCDHKEQLRNIQQLNVVRFTYSPEFSTHFGLVNTQDTGVIAQEVQKVLPEAVTSAGSIVLPDGTKFENFLLVDKERIYMENVGAVKELCKVTDNLETRIDELERMNRKLVRLRRHDSTKSTSSYSTVLSGKSRSNSNISGKHKISSCADINLCSNHYLQVIIIGLVFVIAGCLASIATLYFLEFRNAYTANLSSYWNNEKINRLRSEWSASTPPQWSSIMQSNEFGRHNITDLKLIHHMPNKLRSKDRQTSSFSYQPSVSDYPLDSDSVMTNFNQKITKHKLKPSLQVNNLPHNLNPEDKVGDSYAVNDLLPTALGRPSHCNTIFSSHNSLLHYWDTPSPCQSFCCFPGVFHNSGDENDQASQDSLKAKVQDQGQASTDFIANIGQMTPAANTLEDTQIISALGYTSKDSISGLGQEQHFIRKESKIKPLPGNKNSIELLGVQRRRRYAAEPWSSNGYSNTDQYQKGINDGITVSVHGSNFNQTINSSYCNIDKPHFIQCKHGSAANISYIIPLSKYLSDNHIYLIFQFSKVSKYQKVTRCLNVPKTANVECPAKNLDVYWMKSEQDGPKVPNETMKNFSRTDAYFHVDISNSLVLLEKYRVYTDNSSNLDICEASSEKLGVSYLEYNFYFLRHCEE
- the LOC135843754 gene encoding myelin regulatory factor isoform X2 → MELNAWTLVEQDGEHVLHNSNNMLHGNLMHSVQNPASECNLMSMDVCQEASSRSINRIVIDRRLHGQEERNDYVGGIDNESLDFSQLEDFINNETDSDPSYFGDTLSHDNTASSHLPTNVNGIPGNVDQNPANRTLHPHHLAQSSHQSHLLNKNQVVSANISAVAYNTTVPNISLDSTYTYAHSHHSLPESPPDSGSEPPYSPPDVQKTTNNANIQEILLQTNGSTTPNGLVSLPYVKSPLQHAIQMQNSCGETILLQHSTILTPLLTQQQQQQQQQHQNVLASPISPGLSNREGTTPTQLSNLSNGDTSPYLNPHNRAKKRKLSQDSSNVHVKQEPELPSDAASSHASALAAASAIATSKDDDYGYQDSNSNGPGSVNNDSGVYLDSSFQCIRFQPFQQSSWHALCDQNLKELPVPHYRVDADKGFNFSNADDAFVCQKKNHFQITCHAQLEGEAQFVKTSKGIRKISSFHLHFYGVKVESPSQTIKVEQSQSDRSKKAFHPVLIDLRSDQVTKVTVGRLHFSETTSNNMRKKGKPNPDQRYFYLVVGLHAHCNDSSDYPIVSHSSEKIIVRASNPGQFENDVELCWQRGSSPESVFHAGRVGINTDRPDEALVVHGNVKVTGHIMKPSDTRIKTNIQKCDHKEQLRNIQQLNVVRFTYSPEFSTHFGLVNTQDTGVIAQEVQKVLPEAVTSAGSIVLPDGTKFENFLLVDKERIYMENVGAVKELCKVTDNLETRIDELERMNRKLVRLRRHDSTKSTSSYSTVLSGKSRSNSNISGKHKISSCADINLCSNHYLQVIIIGLVFVIAGCLASIATLYFLEFRNAYTANLSSYWNNEKINRLRSEWSASTPPQWSSIMQSNEFGRHNITDLKLIHHMPNKLRSKDRQTSSFSYQPSVSDYPLDSDSVMTNFNQKITKHKLKPSLQVNNLPHNLNPEDKVGDSYAVNDLLPTALGRPSHCNTIFSSHNSLLHYWDTPSPCQSFCCFPGVFHNSGDENDQASQDSLKAKVQDQGQASTDFIANIGQMTPAANTLEDTQIISALGYTSKDSISGLGQEQHFIRKESKIKPLPGNKNSIELLGVQRRRRYAAEPWSSNGYSNTDQYQKGINDGITVSVHGSNFNQTINSSYCNIDKPHFIQCKHGSAANISYIIPLSKYLSDNHIYLIFQFSKVSKYQKVTRCLNVPKTANVECPAKNLDVYWMKSEQDGPKVPNETMKNFSRTDAYFHVDISNSLVLLEKYRVYTDNSSNLDICEASSEKLGVSYLEYNFYFLRHCEE
- the LOC135843754 gene encoding myelin regulatory factor-like protein isoform X5; translation: MKGDTYDYFTKERNDYVGGIDNESLDFSQLEDFINNETDSDPSYFGDTLSHDNTASSHLPTNVNGIPGNVDQNPANRTLHPHHLAQSSHQSHLLNKNQVVSANISAVAYNTTVPNISLDSTYTYAHSHHSLPESPPDSGSEPPYSPPDVQKTTNNANIQEILLQTNGSTTPNGLVSLPYVKSPLQHAIQMQNSCGETILLQHSTILTPLLTQQQQQQQQQHQNVLASPISPGLSNREGTTPTQLSNLSNGDTSPYLNPHNRAKKRKLSQDSSNVHVKQEPELPSDAASSHASALAAASAIATSKDDDYGYQDSNSNGPGSVNNDSGVYLDSSFQCIRFQPFQQSSWHALCDQNLKELPVPHYRVDADKGFNFSNADDAFVCQKKNHFQITCHAQLEGEAQFVKTSKGIRKISSFHLHFYGVKVESPSQTIKVEQSQSDRSKKAFHPVLDCRIDLRSDQVTKVTVGRLHFSETTSNNMRKKGKPNPDQRYFYLVVGLHAHCNDSSDYPIVSHSSEKIIVRASNPGQFENDVELCWQRGSSPESVFHAGRVGINTDRPDEALVVHGNVKVTGHIMKPSDTRIKTNIQKCDHKEQLRNIQQLNVVRFTYSPEFSTHFGLVNTQDTGVIAQEVQKVLPEAVTSAGSIVLPDGTKFENFLLVDKERIYMENVGAVKELCKVTDNLETRIDELERMNRKLVRLRRHDSTKSTSSYSTVLSGKSRSNSNISGKHKISSCADINLCSNHYLQVIIIGLVFVIAGCLASIATLYFLEFRNAYTANLSSYWNNEKINRLRSEWSASTPPQWSSIMQSNEFGRHNITDLKLIHHMPNKLRSKDRQTSSFSYQPSVSDYPLDSDSVMTNFNQKITKHKLKPSLQVNNLPHNLNPEDKVGDSYAVNDLLPTALGRPSHCNTIFSSHNSLLHYWDTPSPCQSFCCFPGVFHNSGDENDQASQDSLKAKVQDQGQASTDFIANIGQMTPAANTLEDTQIISALGYTSKDSISGLGQEQHFIRKESKIKPLPGNKNSIELLGVQRRRRYAAEPWSSNGYSNTDQYQKGINDGITVSVHGSNFNQTINSSYCNIDKPHFIQCKHGSAANISYIIPLSKYLSDNHIYLIFQFSKVSKYQKVTRCLNVPKTANVECPAKNLDVYWMKSEQDGPKVPNETMKNFSRTDAYFHVDISNSLVLLEKYRVYTDNSSNLDICEASSEKLGVSYLEYNFYFLRHCEE